In Panicum virgatum strain AP13 chromosome 5K, P.virgatum_v5, whole genome shotgun sequence, the genomic window GAAATCGACCAACAAACGCTTAgaaaatcttactattactaattgcaGGCTTCTTTTAAAGCCtccgggtgaagccacctaggatcctaggtggacagtctaaaaaaaatagagaaattctacaaattctcacaaaaattagaaacatctagccatcaattcggttactctaatcataatatccattggatctgttatttattctaataaattacccacttttgccattatgaaaatagactaaaataaccccctaaatatgtatctaaattacccacctctaccattataaaaataatctaaagtaatccctaatcttcatataaattatccacttattccattataaaataatatcaaataactcCTTAAATATTTATacatattatccaatgataacataaccaaaagttaaaataaacccaaaatctgaatcaaaattatatttttatgataaAATCTTAACGCAcattaatataaaattttaaattactatttctatcattattaatatattatttatgttattatttatataaaatactaaccataatgtgtgtgtcaccatatattcatgtataagagaagagataagagtttgacatttattacaattacatgatgataaatatgtatctttatagtattaaattataatatttaattggttaaaAAGAGTTTgacatagataattattagataactagcccgtgcgggagcacgaaTTGATAGACTAGTGATTCCAAATTTGAAAAGAAGCAAATCGATGCTAGCTAAAAGCAGCAATTTAATTTCCCCACAGCgtgttcattttttttttgaacaaattCGGGGGGGATCCCCACCTACTTTTCATTCATTACAATTGTACTAGAGTTCAGGTACAAAATACACCCGGCATACCGGGGAGAGAGTACAGCGTTCTCCTGCAATGGAGGAGAAATCAGGAGACTAGAGACAAGAGAGCACAAAGGAGTGCCACCTGTTAAAATCAGAGGCAAAATTTCTAAAGCGACACCTCCAAAAGTCTATATCCTTTACAGTTTTAACAAGAACCTCTACAGGAGAGGTGttgatcttttcaaaaataagtgCATTACGGGCCTTCCACAATTGCCACAGCAACAGAAGAATCACATCCACCTGAACTGAATGAGGAAGCTGGAGTTCGCATCCCAACACCCAAGGAGCTCGCTGCATGCCCCCCACGACGCTGACACCCAGCCGACGCCAGACCTCTTGCGCCCGAGGACAGGATATGAAGATATGGTCATCAGTTTCCAGTGTACCTGGGCAGCGTGTTCATGATCGCATCTTAATGCCCTAACACACGGCACAAAGCTGTTGGGCCGCACAAGTACCTCCCGAAGTGGAACAACCCCGGTACCAAGCAGGACGATCACTTGCACAAAGCTGCGCCAAGGAGAAGTCGATGCTCGTGGTGGCAGCCCACTGGCACTGTATGACAGTTTAATCAAGAAGGTCAAGCGCAAGCTAGCTACATGATTGATGCATATTACTGACTCGTGATAACGGAAACGACGaggtaatttttcacaattggAGATTAACATTTTATATATTCACCTGTATGTGATTGAGACATCAATAAATTTTTCAGAGGATTGAAATCAATGTACCTTCTTTTGCCACGTGAAACCAGTACCTGACTGTGCTAATATACTAGGTGATGGTGATAAGGGTGTACTAATGTTTTTTTCCATAATATTCTTATACTATCGTACTACTCATGTATACTACTACATGGTGATTTTTTTTATAGTAAACCTTCTTTCCCCTCCAACTCCACTCTCTCCTTCTATAAGAATTAATTTAAATAGTCAAATGTTTTTCACTGGTATAGTCTCCGCAGAAGTTCCAGACATAATATACACTCAATTGAAAGAGAAATACGCAATAgggcaaataaaataaattactaCCTATAAGAATTGTCTCATGGCTACAAGAAACATCATCCATGCAACATTTCAGCGGGTCGTTGCAATACTCCTAATGATTAGATGATGGTGACAAGCTAACATTTGGTTCTACAAAAGGCATAGTTTGCCCTGTTATGAGGTGAGGAATATATGGAACGCGGCCTCGGATGCTGTGGAGAGTAGAAACCGTACGGTCTTGAACGCGGTCTCCTCTCATGATGCCGACGAGGTGCAGCCCCGTGTGGAGCTGCTCCACCAGGAGATGGGACAGGAACACAACAGCTAGTTCCGCTGCCAGCACCTTCACACTCGCCGAGGTGTTTGCTAGAGCTCCGATGACATGCCAATGCCAGTCAATGAGTGGAGAAACTAATGTATTCTTCAAGACCTCATTCCAGAAAGGGGCCGAAGCCCCCCTCCCCCAAGAACTGCGCCGCGCTCACGCCGGAGGCCGTCAGCACGCAGAACGACGCCTACCTCCACCGCTTCGTGTGGCATCAAACGAAGACGAGGTCGAGCCGAACGAGGGCTGCTGCGCGGAAGCGTGAAGCCGAGCCGCTGCGGACCTAGGTGGAAGCCGAGATGCAGAGCCGTCGCTATCTGACGCTGCCGAGCTCTGCTGAAGGAACCGTAGGATCTCCGCTCGGCGAAGATCCGGACGGGGCTGCATCACATGGGGTTTGCAGCCCTCCTCCACCAAATTTTTTTCCGCCGCTGGTGCAGTAGGATAGTGCCACGTCTAGTGCGTGCGATTAGCAGCGAACAGTGTCCATGCTCAGCTTCGCCTTATGATCGGCCCATCAACAATTTGAAATTGACCACAGACGATTTGCATGAATGGAATGATTCGAAATTTGAAAAGAAGCAAATCGATGCTATAAAAGCAGCAATTTAATTTCCCCACAGCATGTTCATGATCAATTCCCCATACCAGCACTGTTGAGCCGCACAAGCACAGCCAATTGTAGAAATCAATGGAACGCATACCCATGAGGGCGCCGGTGATCTTTATTATATAGGCCGGTAGATGACCGACTCGGGTAGGATACAAAGTAGAGTCCATGTAGGACATCGTGTACATGAACAATATATGAATTAGGACTCTAAAGTCTGTATCCTATTACTCTTACAGCCCCCCCTCAATCTAAACCGTGCAACACAATTAGCCACTTGCAAGGTTAAGATTGTGTCGAAACTCTTGAAGCTGTCGCAAGGATTGAGCCTTTGTAAAACCATCCTCCACTTGATCATTGGTGGAAATAATGTGAACATCCAGGAGCTTTTGAGCAACACGTTCACGAACAAAATGATAATCCACTTCAATGTGCTTCGTGCGAGCATGAAAGACTGGATTGGCTGTTAAATAAGTAGCTCCTATATTATCACACCATAAGATAGGAGGGCGAGACTGCACAACTCCAAGTTCATCAAGCAAAGATTGAACCCAAATAACTTCAGCAGTAGCATTGGCCAAAGCTTTATACTCAGCCTCCGTACTTGACCGAGAGACGGTAGCTTGTTTCTTGGCTTGCCAAGAAATAAGAGTGGCTCCAAGAAAAATAGCAAAGCCACCCGTGGACTTGCGGTCATCCGAGCACCCTGCCCAGTCAGCATCTGAGAAAGCACTAATTCCTTGAGATTTAGATGCAACAATCTTTAAGCCAATATCGATGGTACCACTGATGTACCGTAGTATTCTCTTGACAGCACTATAATGCTCTGAAGTGGGACAATGAAGATACTGACAAACCTTGTTGACAGCAAACGCAATGTCAGGACGTGTAAGTGTAAGATACTGAAGACCCCCAACAATGCTCCGATATCTCTTAGACATGTCATCATCCAAAGGATCACCACTATACATAGAAAGCTTCTCAGAAGCCGAAAGAGGAGTAGCCATAGGCTTGCAATCTCGTAACCCTGCTTTGAGCAATAATTCACGAGCGTACTTGGATTGTGAGAGCAACAAACCACCATCAACAGCGGACACTtcaattcccaaaaaataatgGAGTGGACCAAGATCTTTTAAGGCAAAATCATCTCTTAACTGATGCAGTAGACGATCAACAGCTGAATCACAAGAGCCGACCACAATAATGTCGTCAACATATACCAACAAATAGATGATATCATTGCCATGACGAAGGAAAAATAAAGATGTATCAGCTTTGGAACCTTTGAAACCAAGATATTGTAATTTGTTGCTCAACCGAGAGTACCAGGCTcgtggcgcttgcttgagaccataaaGGGACTTGTCAAGTTTGCAAATATAGTTTGGATAATCTTTATCCTCATAACCAGGCGGCTGTTTCATATAAACATCCTCCTCCAGAACACCATGCAAGAACGCGTTCTGAACATCTAGTTGGCGAATACTCCAATAATTTGAAACAGCTAATGAAAGTACGAGACAAATAGTAGCTGCCTTAACAAAAGGACTAAACGTGTCCTCATAATCCAAGCCGTACCTTTGTTTAAAGCCCTttgcaacaagacgagccttgtaaCGATCCACAGTACCATCAGCTCGATGCTTGACCTTGAAAACCCATTTACAGTCAACAACGTTATTGGCTGATGAAGACGGTACAAGATGCCATGTTCTGTTGCGTTGTAGAGCTTCAAATTCGGAGTCCATGGCAGCCTTCCACTCGTCTGATTTAAGAGCTTCTCGAACAGACTTTGGTTCTAAAATTTCACTGAGCAAACCATAGCGAACAGTCCCATCCGTATATGTTTTTGGCTTGCAAATATTATGTTGAGACCGAGTCATAATACGAATTGGTCCCTGAATGGGCCGGGGAGGTccaggcggcggaggcaaaATCTGACTAGCTCGAACCAAAGATGTAGGGGCACCCGGTGTAGAAGATCCAGAGGGCACACTAGATCCATGCGGCCTGGACGGGGTTGCATCCATCGGTGTAATAGCAGAAGAAGTAGGCACAGTTGGCGATGGCGGGGATAGCGCGTCAGGAGAGGCTGCAGCCGAATCAGCCTCGACTGCTGGCTCTGACAGCGCAGGGAGAGCTGCATCGGGATCGGCGACAGGAGATTCCTCGACCGGGGTAACAACTGTGTTAGATACCCCGTGTTGATTAGAAGACACGCCATCAGCTTCCAAAAAAGGAAAGACCGCAATGCGTCGTGTTGAAATGGGTGAAGCTGACCCTGCATCATCAGACAACAGCTGTATAGGCTCTAGAAGAGCATTAGTCACATTAGCAACACCAAAATCCATACTCCTGTCGTGATTAGTAAGATGATCGGGTAAAAGAAGGATTCTGTCAGCAATACGTTTACCAGAATTTGGAGTAAGTTCAGCAAACGGGGAAACACTCTCATCAAAAACTACATCTTGAGAAATATAGACACGACCAGAGGACGTGTCTAAACATTTGTATCCTTTATGAAGAGTGCTATAACCAAGAAAAACAAACTTCTTTGATCGGAATTGGAGTTTGTGTTTGTTGTAGGGCCTAAGGTTTGGCCAGCAGGCACATCCAAAGACACGAAGAAAAGAGAAGTTGGGTTGTTCTTGAAAGAGACGAGTCAAGGGTATGTCAAAATTAAGAACACGACTAGGAGTGCGGTTAAGGAGATAAGTGACTGTCAAGAAtgcttcatcccaaaatttgaGAGGCATAGATGCATGTGCTAGAAGAGAAAGACCAACTTCGACAATATGTCGATGTTTGCGTTCAGCGGAACCATTTTGTTGATGAGCATGAGGACAAGAAACATGATGGATAATCCCAATTTGTTTAAAAAAGGAATTAAGCTTTTGATATTCACCTCTCCAGTCGGTTTGCATAGTCATAATTTTTCTATTAAACTGGCGTTCAACAAGTTTTTGAAAGTCAAGAAAGACTTGATAAACATCTGATCGATTCTTAAGAAGAAAAATCCATGTAAATTTACTGAAATCATCAATAAAACTTACATAGTATTGATAATGACCAATCCATTGACTGGAACCGAAGACACAAAAGGATTGTAGTCAGAGTCCAATCCATTGAGAATATAACCAATGAGGTCATCATCTTCAATCTTCTTGCCAGCTGCCGCCATCTCATCTGCAAGGCCTGTCATCTTGCTGAAATATTCAGCGGCAGAGTAGTCTCCCTTCTTCTCTCTGGCTAACTGAGATCGTAGCTGCAGAATCTTGGACCGAGACTGTGAGGAGAACATCTCCGTGATTGACTTCCATAAGGAAGCAGCGTGTTCATGTGATGACACTTGCACCAAGCTCTCTTTGGTCATGGTGGATAGAAGATATGCGAGGAGCTGCTGATCTTGAACGATCCATGTCATGTATGCAGGATTATCGACCTCTTCATCGCCACCACCTTGTTTCGCAACACGTATCGTTGGCGTTGGTTGGACGACGGATCCGTCGAGGATGCCCATGAGACAAGAGCCTCGAACGGCAGGGAGAACTTGCGCTCTCCACATAAGAAAATTGGCGCGATTGAGCTTCTCCGAGACAGGGATGCTGAACATCACAGAAGCTGACGTCGAACTTGATGAAGCCATAGATGTCGccgaaaaaaaaattgcaatatgCAACTAGATGTATTTGGTTGGAGAAGGTGGCTCTATTACCATGTAGAAATCAATGGAACGGCATACCCATGAGGGCGCCGGTGATCTTTATTATATAGATCAGTAGATGACCGACTCAGATAGGATACAAAGTAGAGTCCATGTAGGACATCGTGTACATGAACAATATATGAACTAGGACTCTAAAGTCCGTATCCTATTACTTAATTTGGTTTCAATTTACGGCTGGCTCGTCGACGTTGGTGACGGGCCCTCGGAACCAGAAGCGGGCGTGCAGCACCCACGCGGCGAGGCTGAGCGCCAGCACGCCCCCGACGGCCACCGGCGTGTAGTTGAAGTTGTCCTTGGCGACGGGGTATGCCACCGGCAGGCAGAAGAGCACGGTGACCAGGGCCAcccaggcgacggcggcggcgccgacggcgaccCCGTACCTCCCGAGGTGGAACGGCCCCGGGACGAAGGTCTTCCGGGCCGTCGTCACGCGGAAGACGATCGGCAGCGCGTAGGAGATGTAGAGACCCAGCGTGGTGATGGACACCATGGCCTGGAACGCCACCTGGCTCCCCAGGGCCTGCCGAGATCGAACAGGAGCAAATTACTCCACTTTGGAACTGTCAATGTCAATGCCGGCCGGTTGCAGTTGAGAGATGGGTGGGATACGGATACCGTGAGGGCCATGACGAACGCCGCGGCGACGGAGAGCCAGACGACGTTCAGGGGCACCTCCTGCTTGTTCACTCGGTGCCAGACACGCGAGAATGGCATCGCCCCGTCCCTGGAGAAGGCGTACCCCATCCTAGAGTTGCTGGTCACGGACGCGGTGCCGCAGAGGAagatggcgacggcgacgacgcccAGGCACGCGATTcccccggcgccggtgccgtacCTCCGGTGGAAGGTGGTGTAGAGGGCCTGGGCAATGGCGTACCCGCCGGCGTCGTTGCTGGCGTCCAGCAAGTAGGGGATGTCGGTCACTACCGACGTCAGGGCCAGCAGGTAAATCCATCCGAAGATGCTGGACAGAGCAACGGAGCTGACGATCCCCATCGGCCCGCTCCAGTCCGCCTTCTTCGTCTCCTCCGTCTGCGGGCGCTTGCATTGCGTGTCATCAGTGCGCGAC contains:
- the LOC120709223 gene encoding amino-acid permease BAT1 homolog isoform X2 translates to MGTVEAGLPLADADADRARLQQLGYKQELKRGLSVVSNFAFSFAIISVLTGVTTTYNTGLRYGGPTSMTLGWLVVAVFNGCVALSMAEICSAYPTSGGLYYWSAKLAGKEWAPLASWVTGWFNIVGQWACTTSVDFSLAQLIQVMILLSTGGANGGGYLASKYVVQAIYTAILIVHGLINSLPIQWLSWFGQLGALWNVADNGMGIHSRPYILALGLLMSQYSSIGYDTSAHMTEETKKADWSGPMGIVSSVALSSIFGWIYLLALTSVVTDIPYLLDASNDAGGYAIAQALYTTFHRRYGTGAGGIACLGVVAVAIFLCGTASVTSNSRMGYAFSRDGAMPFSRVWHRVNKQEVPLNVVWLSVAAAFVMALTALGSQVAFQAMVSITTLGLYISYALPIVFRVTTARKTFVPGPFHLGRYGVAVGAAAVAWVALVTVLFCLPVAYPVAKDNFNYTPVAVGGVLALSLAAWVLHARFWFRGPVTNVDEPAVN
- the LOC120709223 gene encoding amino-acid permease BAT1 homolog isoform X1 — encoded protein: MGTVEAGLPLADADADRARLQQLGYKQELKRGLSVVSNFAFSFAIISVLTGVTTTYNTGLRYGGPTSMTLGWLVVAVFNGCVALSMAEICSAYPTSGGLYYWSAKLAGKEWAPLASWVTGWFNIVGQWACTTSVDFSLAQLIQVMILLSTGGANGGGYLASKYVVQAIYTAILIVHGLINSLPIQWLSWFGQLGALWNVAGVFVLVILIPSVAKERASVEFIFTHFNTDNGMGIHSRPYILALGLLMSQYSSIGYDTSAHMTEETKKADWSGPMGIVSSVALSSIFGWIYLLALTSVVTDIPYLLDASNDAGGYAIAQALYTTFHRRYGTGAGGIACLGVVAVAIFLCGTASVTSNSRMGYAFSRDGAMPFSRVWHRVNKQEVPLNVVWLSVAAAFVMALTALGSQVAFQAMVSITTLGLYISYALPIVFRVTTARKTFVPGPFHLGRYGVAVGAAAVAWVALVTVLFCLPVAYPVAKDNFNYTPVAVGGVLALSLAAWVLHARFWFRGPVTNVDEPAVN